CGCCAACATCGAGCGCGCGGTCAGCGCCTACAAGCGGAAGTACCGCCGCGCCAAGGTCGCGACCTATTCCTCGGGCGGCCAGAAGCTGCTCACGCCGGCGCAGGTCCGAGAGCTCCTCACGCCCGATGTCATCCCGTTCTGACGCGGTCGTCGCCGTCATCCCGGCCCGGGGCGGCTCGAAGGGCATCCCGCGCAAGAACCTCGTCCGCCTCGGCGGGCGCCCGCTGATCGCGTACACGATCGAGGCGGCCAAGCGCGCCCGGCTCGTCGACGTCGTGCTCGTCACGACCGACTCCCCGGAGATCGCGCGCGCCGCGCGGCGCCTCGGCGCGGAGATCCCGTTCCGCCGGCCGCGCGCGCTGGCCGGGGACGACGTGTCGGTCGTGGAGGCCGCGCGCCACGCGGTGCGCTGGCTGGCGGAGCAGGGGCGCAAGCCCGAGATCGTCGTCCTGCTCCAGCCGACCTCTCCGCTGCGGAGCGCCGCGCGCATCGACGAGGCCGTCCGCCTCCTGCGCCGCCGCCGCGCCGACACCGTGGTCGGCGTGCGCGAGCCGGAGACGCACCCCTGGCAGTGCGTGCGCTTCGCGAAGGGCCGCATGCGCTTCGCCGTGCCTCGCCCGGCGCGCCGCCTCAACCGCCAGGATTACCCGCTCGTCCACGCGCTCAACGGCGCCCTGTACGCGGTCCGGGCGGACGTGCTGCTCGCGGGCGGCCTGTACGGCCCCCGCGTCGAGCCGCTGATCATGGAGGCGTGGGAGTCCGTCGACATCGACGAGCCCGCCGACCTCGCCCTGGCCGAACATCTCTTGAAGTCCCGGAGGACCCGTGCCTGAACTGAGC
The sequence above is drawn from the Elusimicrobiota bacterium genome and encodes:
- a CDS encoding acylneuraminate cytidylyltransferase family protein translates to MSSRSDAVVAVIPARGGSKGIPRKNLVRLGGRPLIAYTIEAAKRARLVDVVLVTTDSPEIARAARRLGAEIPFRRPRALAGDDVSVVEAARHAVRWLAEQGRKPEIVVLLQPTSPLRSAARIDEAVRLLRRRRADTVVGVREPETHPWQCVRFAKGRMRFAVPRPARRLNRQDYPLVHALNGALYAVRADVLLAGGLYGPRVEPLIMEAWESVDIDEPADLALAEHLLKSRRTRA